In one window of Candidatus Avedoeria danica DNA:
- the phoU gene encoding phosphate signaling complex protein PhoU, translating to MARALYDRELHRLENEVQTLGNMVRDALRHSTDNLRRDDLPASERLMAFDRDINSRRYRVESEIMTLIATQQPVAGDIRLLAAMLEVVGELERMGDYAKGIATIHIRLAGWQMPSGVLDRLEHMADIAADMLGRALDAFERRDAAIARAVIADDDTIDAVFNEVFAATISGPVDDARAIERANYMLWVAHNLERAADRVTNICERVIYTVTGRQAVVEEDETTDRGDAVGAFG from the coding sequence ATGGCCCGCGCGCTGTACGACCGCGAACTCCACCGCCTCGAGAACGAGGTCCAAACCCTTGGCAACATGGTGCGCGACGCGCTGCGCCACAGCACGGACAACCTGCGCCGCGACGATCTTCCGGCGTCCGAGCGCCTGATGGCCTTCGACCGCGACATCAACAGCCGCCGCTACCGGGTCGAGAGCGAGATCATGACGCTCATCGCCACGCAGCAGCCGGTGGCCGGCGACATCCGCCTGCTGGCCGCAATGCTCGAGGTCGTCGGCGAGCTCGAGCGGATGGGCGACTACGCCAAGGGCATCGCCACGATCCACATCCGCCTGGCCGGCTGGCAGATGCCGTCCGGCGTCCTCGACCGCCTCGAGCACATGGCCGACATCGCCGCCGACATGCTCGGCCGCGCCCTCGACGCCTTCGAGCGCCGCGATGCCGCCATCGCCCGCGCCGTCATCGCCGACGACGACACGATCGACGCCGTGTTCAACGAGGTCTTCGCCGCGACGATCTCCGGTCCGGTGGACGACGCGCGCGCGATCGAGCGCGCCAACTACATGCTCTGGGTCGCCCACAACCTCGAACGCGCCGCCGACCGCGTGACGAACATCTGCGAGCGGGTGATCTACACCGTCACGGGTCGCCAGGCCGTGGTCGAGGAGGACGAGACGACCGATCGGGGCGATGCCGTCGGCGCCTTCGGATAG
- a CDS encoding PD40 domain-containing protein — protein sequence MSTPFPVPPSRSSLPGSLAPLCALIVLAAVTTAQGCQLPSTGDASPPNDTAVVTPTARSVAVPPNAALLPAPGPYLLHRIPSAPESADSAVVAETADTVDGQATDLAVRHADGALAATWRLPNGGRMRNVGSALSPDGRWLAYVTGDEPDWHLTAPMTTPLTLHVLDLADSSEAFATRLLHNDIEHDLRRLAGDVAVQYFDGTPTPSAAATDPPGVPTPWQPGWAAEDVLCAFGSGLGVLAWSPASTHLAFVGALDGPSGDVYVADVAGWQVRRVSDEPTHAFRLAWSPDGQWILHEGAAWCGRAAGDVMAETTDVSSIDGSVQRHVWGGSGIGSWLVRWPDGWLGDHDAIVHQESNWVGCCDVVRLDVRTGISRSLGTWAGEPFVIDRPTRQIVLSGNFAASPPAETTKRGVFVVDADSGAHEQLHDQACRVDSWGAPERPFVRLPGDGAGPCDAAAFGKGVDDVAIGPFGRYARTHVSMGGAWRVVVDERGWTAFDPDGGPHADHTQHGIAGITFRPDERGLFWGANDRLWYADVPDGEARAVGPLAEHALQPFDIAWLMVAME from the coding sequence ATGTCCACGCCGTTCCCCGTCCCGCCGTCCCGCTCGTCCCTCCCAGGCTCGCTCGCACCGCTGTGCGCCTTGATCGTCCTGGCCGCCGTCACCACCGCACAGGGTTGCCAGCTCCCGTCCACCGGCGACGCATCTCCGCCCAACGACACGGCCGTCGTGACGCCAACCGCCCGATCGGTCGCCGTGCCGCCGAACGCGGCGCTGCTGCCCGCGCCGGGGCCGTACCTGCTCCATCGCATCCCGTCCGCCCCCGAGTCCGCTGACTCCGCTGTCGTCGCCGAGACCGCCGACACTGTCGACGGCCAGGCGACGGACCTTGCCGTCCGCCACGCCGACGGCGCCCTCGCCGCCACGTGGCGCCTGCCGAACGGCGGCCGGATGCGCAACGTGGGCAGCGCGCTCTCGCCGGACGGCCGCTGGCTGGCCTACGTCACGGGCGACGAGCCGGACTGGCACTTGACGGCGCCGATGACGACGCCTCTCACACTGCACGTCCTGGATCTCGCGGACAGCAGCGAGGCATTCGCGACACGGCTGCTGCACAACGACATCGAGCACGACTTGCGCCGCCTGGCCGGCGACGTCGCCGTGCAGTACTTCGACGGCACGCCCACGCCGTCCGCCGCGGCGACCGATCCGCCGGGCGTCCCGACGCCGTGGCAGCCGGGCTGGGCCGCCGAGGACGTCCTCTGCGCCTTCGGATCCGGTCTTGGCGTCCTCGCATGGTCACCGGCGAGCACGCACCTGGCGTTCGTCGGCGCACTGGACGGGCCGTCCGGCGACGTGTACGTCGCGGACGTCGCCGGCTGGCAGGTGCGGCGCGTATCCGACGAGCCGACGCATGCGTTCCGGTTGGCTTGGTCGCCGGATGGGCAGTGGATCCTGCACGAGGGGGCCGCATGGTGCGGCCGCGCGGCGGGCGATGTGATGGCGGAGACCACCGACGTGTCGAGCATCGACGGCTCCGTCCAACGCCACGTCTGGGGCGGCAGCGGCATCGGAAGCTGGCTCGTCCGCTGGCCCGACGGATGGCTCGGCGACCACGACGCGATCGTCCATCAGGAGTCGAATTGGGTCGGCTGCTGCGACGTCGTTCGGCTGGACGTGCGTACAGGGATCAGCCGCTCGCTGGGGACTTGGGCAGGGGAGCCGTTCGTCATCGATCGGCCGACGCGCCAGATCGTCTTGAGCGGCAACTTCGCAGCATCCCCGCCGGCCGAGACAACGAAGCGTGGCGTGTTTGTCGTGGATGCCGACAGCGGGGCGCACGAGCAGCTGCACGACCAGGCGTGCCGCGTCGATTCGTGGGGCGCGCCCGAACGGCCGTTCGTTCGCCTGCCGGGCGACGGCGCCGGGCCGTGTGACGCGGCCGCCTTCGGCAAGGGCGTTGACGATGTGGCCATCGGCCCGTTCGGCCGATACGCTCGGACCCACGTCTCGATGGGCGGCGCATGGCGAGTGGTCGTCGACGAGCGAGGTTGGACGGCCTTCGACCCTGACGGCGGTCCTCACGCCGACCACACGCAACACGGGATTGCCGGCATCACGTTCCGGCCCGACGAGCGTGGGCTCTTCTGGGGTGCCAACGACCGGCTGTGGTATGCCGACGTGCCGGATGGCGAGGCACGGGCGGTCGGGCCGCTGGCGGAGCATGCGTTGCAACCGTTCGATATCGCGTGGCTGATGGTCGCGATGGAATAG
- the pstA gene encoding phosphate ABC transporter permease PstA: MIDAKASAGRNDAQPPPSLGATEGFEPRVDVRRRRADLWRQGFRASTLVAILVLAALLLNVANSAFGYTAVQVKRDPATVLYHGVALDQLDTAGLVGLLESELKPGVIRRLNGEAPLASRSVRQLHALATERIVQPKVVRTWSLLDSVFRRGTVKRAHAAEFPNTQLAFRSWLTLDFLLSPQDPDPEKSGVSTAIKGSLWMILITILFAFPVGVGAAIYLEEYADKRSRINQLIQTNINNLAGVPSIIYGMLGLAILVRFLQPFTSGAIFGMASGDSPNGRTILSGGLTLGLLILPVLIINGQEAIRAVPQSLRQASFGLGGTKWQTIWHHVLPGALPGILTGAILAVSRAIGETAPILVIGASTYVALDPSGPFSKFTALPIQIYQWTSRPSDVFRNIAAAAILALLILLLTLNASAIFLRNRYRAKG, encoded by the coding sequence ATGATCGACGCCAAGGCATCCGCCGGCCGGAACGATGCCCAGCCGCCGCCGTCGCTCGGCGCGACCGAGGGATTCGAGCCGCGGGTCGACGTGCGCCGCCGCCGCGCCGATCTCTGGCGGCAGGGATTCCGCGCATCGACGCTCGTGGCAATCCTGGTGCTCGCCGCCCTGCTCCTGAACGTCGCCAACAGCGCGTTCGGTTACACGGCGGTCCAGGTGAAGCGCGACCCGGCGACGGTCCTCTATCACGGGGTGGCGCTCGATCAGCTCGACACGGCCGGGCTCGTCGGGCTGTTGGAAAGCGAGCTGAAGCCGGGCGTCATTCGGCGACTGAACGGCGAGGCACCGCTTGCGTCGCGGTCCGTACGCCAACTGCACGCCCTCGCCACGGAGCGGATCGTCCAGCCCAAAGTCGTCCGCACGTGGTCGCTGCTGGACTCCGTGTTCCGCCGGGGCACCGTCAAGCGCGCGCACGCGGCCGAGTTCCCGAACACGCAGCTTGCGTTCCGATCGTGGCTGACGCTCGACTTCCTCCTGTCGCCCCAGGATCCCGACCCCGAGAAGTCCGGTGTGAGCACCGCCATCAAGGGCTCGCTGTGGATGATCCTCATCACGATCCTGTTCGCGTTCCCGGTCGGCGTCGGCGCGGCGATCTATCTCGAAGAGTACGCGGACAAGCGCAGCCGGATCAACCAGTTGATCCAGACGAACATCAACAACCTGGCGGGCGTGCCGTCCATCATCTACGGCATGCTCGGCCTGGCGATCCTCGTGCGGTTCCTCCAACCCTTCACGAGCGGCGCCATCTTCGGCATGGCCAGTGGCGACTCGCCCAACGGCCGAACGATCCTCTCAGGCGGTCTCACGCTCGGACTCCTCATCCTGCCCGTGCTCATCATCAACGGCCAGGAGGCGATCCGCGCCGTGCCGCAGAGCCTTCGCCAGGCCAGCTTCGGCCTCGGCGGGACGAAATGGCAGACGATCTGGCACCACGTCCTGCCCGGCGCGCTGCCGGGGATCCTGACCGGCGCGATCCTGGCGGTCTCGCGTGCGATCGGCGAAACGGCGCCGATCCTTGTCATCGGCGCGAGCACGTACGTGGCGCTCGATCCGTCGGGGCCGTTCTCGAAGTTCACGGCGCTGCCGATCCAGATCTATCAGTGGACGAGCCGTCCGTCGGACGTCTTCCGCAACATCGCCGCCGCCGCCATCCTTGCCCTGCTCATCCTGCTCCTCACGCTGAACGCTTCAGCGATCTTCCTTCGCAACCGCTACCGCGCCAAGGGGTGA
- a CDS encoding UPF0104 family protein — protein MTHDRGAIPIPDEVPDSTDEIVEGTPPRWLPWVERIVGTLLLGAAIWVIGRELHDVSAFEVIRAAAAVPRWQLGLAVAATVLNYAIMTGYDHLALRQLGRTLSAWRISVAGFVAFAVVNSLGFALITGPWARLRFYKRWGVDLAVLPQVVAFNAITVWTGLFALLGAVLAIKPEAALQAWAPLPFWRAVGAAMLGTVVLYVYFAATMKHPIRVWRWTLHMPNVRLAMSQVALSSTDWLLVAWVLWLLLPNGTVPFGTLLAAFLAAQLIGLLSHVPGSLGVFEGTMLSLLHGDVPAHVLIAGLLLFRIIFYLIPLTVALVAVAGSALSGPARRG, from the coding sequence ATGACCCACGACCGTGGGGCGATCCCAATTCCAGACGAAGTGCCCGACTCGACCGACGAGATCGTCGAGGGCACGCCGCCGCGCTGGTTACCATGGGTCGAACGCATCGTCGGCACGCTGCTGCTCGGCGCGGCCATCTGGGTGATCGGCCGCGAACTGCACGACGTCAGCGCGTTCGAAGTCATCCGCGCGGCCGCCGCGGTGCCGCGCTGGCAGCTCGGACTCGCCGTTGCGGCCACGGTGCTCAACTACGCGATCATGACGGGCTACGATCACCTGGCGCTGCGCCAACTCGGACGCACGCTGAGCGCTTGGCGGATCAGCGTGGCCGGGTTCGTCGCGTTCGCCGTCGTCAACAGCCTCGGATTCGCGCTGATCACCGGACCGTGGGCGCGCCTGCGCTTCTACAAGCGATGGGGTGTCGACTTGGCCGTGCTGCCGCAGGTCGTGGCCTTCAACGCGATCACGGTGTGGACCGGCTTGTTCGCCTTGTTGGGCGCGGTGTTGGCCATCAAGCCCGAAGCGGCACTGCAAGCGTGGGCCCCGCTGCCGTTCTGGCGCGCCGTGGGCGCCGCGATGCTCGGCACGGTGGTCCTTTACGTCTACTTTGCCGCGACGATGAAGCATCCGATCCGCGTGTGGCGCTGGACGCTCCACATGCCGAACGTTCGCCTCGCCATGAGCCAGGTCGCGCTCTCGTCGACCGACTGGCTCCTCGTGGCCTGGGTGCTGTGGCTGCTGTTGCCGAACGGCACGGTTCCATTTGGAACGTTGTTGGCCGCATTCCTGGCCGCCCAACTGATCGGCCTGTTGAGCCATGTGCCCGGCAGCCTGGGCGTGTTCGAGGGCACGATGCTCTCGCTCCTGCACGGCGACGTGCCCGCGCACGTCCTCATCGCAGGGCTGCTGCTCTTTCGGATCATCTTCTACCTGATCCCGCTCACAGTTGCGCTCGTGGCCGTGGCTGGCAGTGCCCTGTCCGGCCCGGCGCGGCGAGGGTGA
- a CDS encoding DUF983 domain-containing protein has translation MPPPPSPHDPSTRLRSLAAALRGRCPHCARGRLFRRLLELADACDVCGLRFDDDGSAVTAGMVFGFGVPLLVALPLGFALIARDAPLAMSLGAPAAVVIGAVPAVVRFSKAVWVWLMDGLGYLTTGA, from the coding sequence ATGCCGCCGCCCCCGTCCCCCCACGATCCCTCCACCCGCCTCCGCTCCCTCGCCGCCGCCCTCCGCGGTCGCTGCCCGCACTGCGCCCGCGGCCGCCTCTTCCGCCGCCTGCTCGAGCTGGCCGACGCGTGCGACGTGTGCGGTCTGCGGTTCGATGACGACGGCAGCGCCGTGACGGCGGGCATGGTCTTCGGCTTCGGCGTACCGTTGCTCGTCGCGCTGCCGCTCGGGTTCGCCCTGATCGCCCGCGACGCCCCGCTGGCGATGTCGCTCGGCGCGCCGGCGGCCGTCGTGATCGGCGCCGTGCCGGCGGTCGTGCGGTTCTCGAAGGCCGTCTGGGTCTGGCTGATGGACGGACTCGGCTACCTGACAACGGGGGCCTGA
- a CDS encoding penicillin acylase family protein: MRLFGRAFAGFVFALAVAAAGASLWFRRSLPQTSGMLQVAGLDGAVEIVRDAWGVPHIYATTDHDAHLALGYVHAQDRLWQMEWQRRIGAGRLSEVVGIEAVATDKFLRTLGVRRAAEAVMAELSPDALGALEAYAAGVNALLAENRALPPEFIALGVEPEPWTVPDSLVWMKMMSWNLAGNYDLELLRTRLIQAVGVEGANALMPGAPPGPDAVGAARSVGASRIDALLTLNRAIDGRVGQRGPDIGSNGWVVAGKHTATGEPILANDPHLGAQIPSQWYLAEMNGDRLHVTGATLPGLPLVVIGRNARVAWGLTNLGADVQDLYVERVKPDDRNSVAVNDGWAPMTVVDAPIRVKDRPDPVPWTARSTRHGPVLSDVIDERAAADVTGGEDTVLALRWTALDPGDTTVDAFLALNHAANWDDFTSAMRRVVSPCQNVLYADVDGHIGHIAPCRIPIRAAGDGTLPVPGWNDSHAWTADIPFDELPQTKDPERGYIVTANQRIVPDDYPHWITRNWAQPYRAQRITSLLQGLLDSAAPNRGAPDSAAQLKAIDMIPIQGDQTSLYVQAILPRLRAIDPAGDERRGAALDMLAKWDGRLDQNSAAAALVEAWLHHLGRLILLDDLPGPLLNDYLPNDNLQQQPRRFLADALAADDSPWCDDTRTAANETCDDLARRALDGAIGDLDERLGGRMSAWRWGRVHQARYLHQPFGEVTLLRRIFNRRIANGGDAFTVNAAPSNPAEPYQQEKAPGYRQIVTLREEDVGRFSIATGQSGHPLSGHYADRLRPHRDVEYVPMTIGRGNVSGNVLRLEPASPGAAPPTGAPTTTAAP; the protein is encoded by the coding sequence ATGCGCCTGTTCGGTCGAGCTTTCGCCGGCTTCGTCTTCGCCTTGGCGGTCGCCGCCGCCGGCGCATCGCTCTGGTTTCGGCGCAGCTTGCCGCAGACCAGCGGGATGCTCCAGGTTGCGGGTCTTGACGGCGCGGTCGAGATCGTCCGAGACGCGTGGGGTGTGCCGCACATCTATGCGACGACGGACCATGACGCCCACCTGGCGCTGGGCTACGTCCACGCGCAGGACCGACTGTGGCAGATGGAGTGGCAGCGCCGGATCGGCGCCGGACGGCTCAGCGAGGTCGTCGGGATCGAGGCCGTCGCCACGGACAAGTTCCTGCGCACGCTCGGCGTACGGCGCGCCGCCGAGGCTGTGATGGCCGAGCTGTCGCCCGACGCGCTGGGCGCGCTCGAAGCCTATGCCGCCGGCGTGAACGCGCTGCTGGCCGAGAATCGCGCGCTGCCGCCCGAGTTCATCGCACTCGGCGTGGAGCCCGAGCCGTGGACGGTGCCGGACTCGCTCGTGTGGATGAAGATGATGAGCTGGAACCTCGCCGGCAACTACGATCTCGAGCTGCTGCGCACCCGTTTGATCCAGGCCGTCGGGGTGGAAGGCGCGAACGCCCTCATGCCCGGCGCGCCGCCCGGTCCGGACGCCGTCGGCGCCGCACGGAGCGTCGGCGCATCGCGGATCGATGCCCTGTTGACGCTCAACCGTGCCATCGACGGGCGCGTCGGCCAGCGCGGCCCGGACATCGGCTCGAACGGCTGGGTCGTCGCCGGCAAGCACACCGCCACCGGGGAGCCGATCCTGGCGAACGACCCGCATCTCGGGGCGCAGATCCCGTCGCAATGGTACCTGGCCGAGATGAACGGCGACCGCCTGCACGTCACGGGCGCCACGTTGCCCGGCCTGCCGCTCGTCGTCATCGGCCGCAACGCGCGTGTGGCGTGGGGGCTGACGAACCTCGGAGCGGATGTGCAGGACCTGTACGTGGAACGCGTGAAGCCCGATGACCGCAACAGCGTGGCCGTGAATGACGGCTGGGCGCCGATGACCGTCGTCGACGCGCCGATCCGGGTGAAGGACAGGCCGGACCCGGTGCCGTGGACCGCGCGCAGCACCCGCCACGGCCCCGTCCTGTCCGACGTCATCGACGAGCGCGCCGCGGCCGACGTCACGGGCGGCGAGGACACTGTCCTCGCGCTGCGCTGGACGGCGCTCGATCCCGGCGACACGACAGTCGACGCGTTCCTGGCGCTGAACCACGCCGCGAACTGGGACGACTTCACATCGGCCATGCGCCGCGTCGTCTCGCCCTGCCAGAACGTCCTGTACGCCGACGTCGACGGTCACATCGGCCACATCGCGCCGTGCCGGATCCCGATACGCGCGGCCGGCGACGGCACATTGCCTGTGCCCGGCTGGAACGACTCGCACGCCTGGACCGCCGACATCCCATTCGATGAGCTGCCACAAACCAAGGATCCCGAGCGCGGCTACATCGTCACCGCCAACCAACGGATCGTGCCGGACGACTACCCGCACTGGATCACGCGCAATTGGGCGCAGCCGTACCGCGCCCAACGGATCACGTCGCTCCTGCAGGGATTACTGGACAGTGCCGCTCCGAACCGTGGCGCTCCGGACAGTGCCGCGCAGCTCAAAGCCATAGACATGATCCCGATCCAGGGCGATCAGACCAGCCTGTACGTCCAGGCGATCCTCCCGCGCCTGCGCGCGATCGATCCCGCGGGCGACGAGCGTCGCGGTGCCGCGCTCGACATGCTGGCGAAGTGGGACGGTCGGCTCGATCAGAACTCGGCTGCGGCGGCGCTCGTCGAAGCCTGGCTCCATCACCTCGGCCGCCTCATCCTCTTGGACGACCTGCCCGGGCCCCTGTTGAACGACTACCTGCCGAACGACAACCTGCAGCAGCAGCCGCGCCGCTTTCTGGCCGACGCGCTTGCCGCCGATGACTCGCCGTGGTGCGACGACACGCGCACAGCGGCGAACGAGACGTGCGACGACCTGGCGCGCCGTGCGCTGGACGGTGCGATCGGTGACCTCGACGAGCGCCTCGGCGGGCGGATGTCCGCTTGGCGCTGGGGGCGCGTTCACCAGGCCCGCTATCTCCACCAGCCGTTCGGTGAGGTCACGTTGCTGCGGCGGATCTTCAACCGCCGGATCGCCAACGGCGGCGACGCATTCACCGTCAACGCCGCGCCGTCGAACCCAGCCGAGCCTTACCAGCAGGAAAAGGCGCCCGGTTATCGACAGATCGTAACGCTGCGAGAGGAAGACGTCGGCCGCTTCAGCATCGCCACCGGCCAGTCCGGCCACCCGCTGTCCGGCCACTACGCGGACCGGCTTCGCCCGCACCGCGACGTCGAGTACGTGCCGATGACGATCGGGCGCGGCAACGTGTCCGGCAACGTGCTCCGACTCGAGCCGGCATCGCCGGGCGCGGCGCCGCCGACCGGCGCGCCGACGACGACTGCTGCACCATGA
- the pstB gene encoding phosphate ABC transporter ATP-binding protein, which translates to MTVQTRPPRLQSVVGEQQPHVFDSTTNPDALRAPQGMPMAMATRDLAVHYAAFLAVRGVDLAVARNKITALIGPSGCGKSTVLRCFNRMNDLIPTARVSGMVELDGVDIYASDIDPVEVRRKVGMVFQKPNPFPKTIYENVAWGARINGFRGRMDDLVEDALQRAALWDEVKDKLQASGLSLSGGQQQRLCIARAIAVRPEIILMDEPCSALDPIATLRIEELMQTLKSDYTIVIVTHNMQQAARASDYTAFFSVGSQRDGYLVEFGPTAELFTNPVDPRTEDYITGRFG; encoded by the coding sequence ATGACCGTACAGACGCGCCCGCCGCGCCTGCAGTCAGTCGTAGGCGAACAGCAGCCGCATGTCTTCGACAGCACGACGAACCCGGATGCGCTGCGCGCGCCGCAGGGCATGCCGATGGCCATGGCGACCCGCGACCTCGCCGTGCACTACGCTGCCTTCCTCGCGGTGCGCGGTGTCGACTTGGCCGTCGCGCGCAACAAGATCACGGCGCTCATCGGCCCGTCCGGCTGCGGCAAGAGCACGGTGCTCCGGTGCTTCAACCGGATGAACGACCTGATCCCAACGGCGCGGGTGAGCGGCATGGTTGAACTCGACGGCGTGGACATCTATGCGTCCGACATCGACCCGGTCGAGGTGCGGCGCAAGGTCGGGATGGTGTTCCAGAAGCCGAACCCGTTCCCGAAGACGATCTACGAGAACGTCGCCTGGGGCGCGCGGATCAACGGCTTCCGCGGACGGATGGACGATCTCGTGGAGGACGCGCTCCAGCGGGCGGCCTTGTGGGACGAGGTGAAGGACAAGCTGCAGGCCAGCGGCCTCTCGCTGTCCGGCGGACAGCAGCAGCGGCTGTGCATCGCCCGGGCGATTGCCGTTCGGCCCGAGATCATCTTGATGGACGAGCCGTGCTCCGCCCTCGACCCGATCGCGACGCTGCGGATCGAGGAGCTCATGCAGACGCTCAAAAGCGACTACACGATCGTCATCGTCACGCACAACATGCAGCAGGCGGCCCGCGCCTCGGACTATACAGCCTTCTTCTCGGTGGGCAGCCAGCGAGACGGCTATCTGGTGGAGTTCGGTCCGACGGCCGAGCTCTTCACGAACCCGGTCGATCCGCGGACCGAGGACTACATCACCGGCCGCTTCGGCTGA